A single window of Granulicella cerasi DNA harbors:
- a CDS encoding Rossmann-fold NAD(P)-binding domain-containing protein: MSTKPISVIVTGTTGMVGEGVLLECLASPSVSRVLSVARKPCGYTHPKLDEVIVPSFLSLADVEEQFVGYDACFFCAGVSSLGKDEAEYTRITYDTTLHFAETLARLNPLMVFEYISGAGTDSTEQGKSMWARVKGRTENALARLPFRAVYNLRPGMMRPSEHQRHVPGMMKAIGALYPVMRVVLPKHVSTLSQIGRAMIRIAIDGSSKRVLEVSDLNALASSRDE; this comes from the coding sequence ATGAGTACAAAGCCGATCAGCGTTATCGTGACAGGCACCACCGGCATGGTGGGAGAGGGCGTGTTGCTCGAATGCCTCGCCAGCCCCAGCGTCAGCCGCGTGTTGAGCGTCGCGCGCAAGCCGTGCGGATACACGCATCCCAAGCTTGATGAAGTGATCGTGCCGAGCTTTCTTTCGCTGGCGGATGTGGAAGAGCAGTTCGTGGGTTACGACGCTTGCTTCTTCTGCGCGGGTGTGTCGTCACTCGGCAAGGACGAGGCCGAGTACACGCGCATTACGTATGACACGACGCTGCACTTTGCGGAGACGCTCGCGCGGTTGAATCCGCTGATGGTATTTGAGTACATCTCTGGCGCGGGCACGGACTCCACCGAGCAGGGCAAGAGCATGTGGGCGCGCGTGAAGGGCCGCACGGAGAATGCGTTGGCGCGGTTGCCGTTTCGCGCTGTCTACAACCTGCGCCCCGGCATGATGCGACCGAGTGAGCATCAGCGTCATGTGCCGGGAATGATGAAGGCGATAGGCGCGTTGTATCCGGTGATGCGCGTGGTCTTGCCCAAGCACGTGAGCACACTTTCGCAGATCGGTCGCGCGATGATTCGCATAGCTATCGACGGAAGCTCGAAGCGCGTGCTTGAAGTGTCGGATCTCAATGCGCTGGCGTCTAGCCGTGACGAGTAG
- a CDS encoding OsmC family protein, giving the protein MDRTASAVWHGSLKEGEGKISTQSGTLKDTQYSFKTRFENGVGTNPEELIAAAHAGCFTMALSAQLTSAEHTPEDLATEATVTMETTEEGPTVTKIHLVTKAKVPGIDKEKFDELAKKAKEGCPISRLLKAAEITLDATLV; this is encoded by the coding sequence ATGGACCGCACAGCATCCGCAGTTTGGCACGGCAGCCTGAAAGAGGGCGAAGGCAAGATCAGCACCCAGAGCGGCACGCTCAAGGACACGCAATACAGCTTCAAGACGCGCTTTGAAAACGGCGTTGGCACCAACCCCGAAGAGCTGATCGCTGCTGCGCACGCGGGCTGCTTCACCATGGCGCTCAGCGCGCAGCTCACCTCGGCTGAGCACACGCCCGAAGATCTCGCCACCGAAGCGACCGTGACCATGGAAACCACCGAAGAAGGACCGACCGTGACGAAGATTCACCTCGTCACCAAGGCCAAGGTGCCCGGCATCGACAAGGAAAAGTTTGACGAGCTGGCGAAGAAGGCCAAGGAAGGCTGCCCGATCTCGCGCCTGCTGAAGGCCGCTGAAATCACGCTCGACGCAACGCTCGTCTAA
- a CDS encoding NCS2 family permease has product MRSRLERYFRFAEHETTWRTEILAGVTTFVTMAYIIFVNPTILSETGMPLAAVTTATCLCAAFGSILMGALANYPLALAPGMGLNAYFTYTVVKGMGVPWQTALGAVFLSGVIFLLLTFGGIRQKLVAAIPYQLHSAVAGGIGLFIAFIGLRESGIIVPSAATTVTLGNMHSPTVLLALFGIALTAVLQAYHVKASMLIGVLGTMLVGICCGQMHWHPSTLNPLAIRDTAFHLDVRGALHMHALEIIFVFLFVDLFDNIGTLVAVTERAGLISEDHTIPRLDKIFFADASATVVGSLAGTSTVTSYIESSSGVAAGGRTGVTAIVTGILFFIALFVAPIVGALPEFATAPALILVGALMVAGAARIEWNEPRVAIPAFLTLIMVPLTYSIATGLSFGIISFAALEIATGRARRQHWMLYLLAALFIARFVWMHT; this is encoded by the coding sequence ATGCGCAGCCGTCTTGAACGCTACTTCCGCTTTGCCGAGCACGAAACCACCTGGCGCACGGAGATTCTCGCCGGTGTGACGACCTTCGTCACCATGGCGTACATCATCTTCGTCAACCCGACCATCCTGTCGGAGACCGGGATGCCGCTCGCAGCGGTCACTACGGCAACGTGTCTCTGCGCGGCCTTCGGCTCCATTCTGATGGGCGCGCTGGCGAACTACCCGCTGGCGCTCGCGCCGGGCATGGGGCTCAACGCGTACTTCACCTACACCGTGGTGAAGGGCATGGGCGTGCCGTGGCAAACGGCGCTCGGCGCGGTGTTTCTCTCCGGCGTGATCTTCCTGCTGCTGACCTTCGGCGGCATTCGTCAGAAGCTGGTCGCGGCGATTCCCTATCAGCTTCACTCTGCGGTCGCCGGAGGCATCGGCCTCTTCATCGCCTTCATCGGTCTGCGCGAATCCGGCATCATCGTGCCCAGCGCCGCGACCACCGTTACGCTCGGCAACATGCACTCGCCCACGGTGCTGCTGGCACTCTTCGGCATCGCGCTCACGGCGGTGCTGCAGGCGTATCACGTGAAGGCGTCGATGCTCATCGGCGTGCTCGGCACCATGCTCGTCGGCATCTGTTGCGGACAGATGCACTGGCACCCCAGCACGCTGAATCCGCTCGCGATCCGCGACACGGCCTTTCACCTGGATGTTCGCGGCGCGCTGCACATGCACGCGCTCGAGATCATCTTCGTCTTCCTCTTCGTCGATCTCTTCGACAACATCGGCACACTCGTCGCCGTGACCGAACGCGCCGGGCTTATCTCCGAAGACCACACCATCCCGCGCCTCGATAAGATCTTCTTCGCTGACGCCTCGGCCACCGTCGTCGGCTCACTCGCCGGTACCTCGACCGTCACCAGCTACATCGAAAGCTCCTCGGGCGTGGCCGCTGGCGGACGCACCGGCGTGACGGCCATCGTCACCGGCATCCTCTTCTTCATCGCACTCTTCGTCGCACCGATCGTCGGCGCGCTGCCGGAGTTCGCCACCGCACCCGCGCTGATCCTCGTCGGCGCGCTCATGGTCGCCGGAGCTGCGCGCATCGAGTGGAACGAGCCGCGCGTCGCAATCCCGGCCTTCCTCACGCTCATCATGGTGCCGCTGACGTACTCCATCGCCACCGGCCTGAGCTTCGGCATCATCAGCTTTGCTGCGCTGGAGATCGCCACCGGCCGCGCACGCCGCCAACACTGGATGCTCTACCTGCTCGCCGCATTATTCATCGCACGTTTCGTGTGGATGCACACCTAA
- a CDS encoding aldo/keto reductase, translating into MEYRQLGRSGLFVPELCFGTGTFGGSNEFFKAWGSTQDKEAAGLIDVCMEAGCNFFDTADGYSNGHSEEVLGKAIAHLKREDVLLSTKATFRQGPEVNNVGSSRYHLVQSLEKSLKRLNTDYVDVYHMHAFDALTPPDEMLSTLNNFVQSGKVRYIACSNYSGWHLMKSLSVSERYGWAKFIGHQVYYSMVGRDYEWELMPLAASEGVGALVWSPLGWGRLTGKIRRGQPLPEGSRLNTKVVHDAGPTPDWELVYKVVDAIDEVAKETGKTVPQIALNWLLRKPTISTLIIGARNEEQLKANLASTGWKLTDEQITKLDEASRVPLAYPYWHQVQLKERNPFPVEQVLV; encoded by the coding sequence ATGGAATACCGTCAGCTTGGACGCTCAGGCCTCTTCGTTCCCGAACTCTGCTTTGGTACCGGAACCTTCGGTGGATCGAATGAGTTCTTCAAGGCCTGGGGCAGCACGCAGGACAAAGAAGCCGCTGGATTGATCGACGTCTGCATGGAAGCCGGCTGCAACTTCTTCGATACGGCTGATGGCTATTCCAACGGCCACAGTGAAGAGGTGTTGGGAAAGGCGATCGCGCACCTGAAGCGTGAAGACGTGCTGCTTTCGACGAAGGCGACCTTCCGCCAGGGCCCGGAAGTGAACAACGTGGGTAGCTCGCGTTATCACCTCGTGCAGTCGCTGGAGAAATCGTTGAAGCGCCTGAACACGGACTATGTGGACGTGTATCACATGCATGCATTCGACGCGCTCACGCCGCCGGATGAGATGCTCTCGACGCTGAACAACTTCGTACAGTCGGGCAAGGTGCGCTACATCGCGTGCTCGAACTACTCGGGCTGGCACCTCATGAAGTCGCTCTCGGTAAGCGAGCGCTATGGCTGGGCGAAGTTCATCGGCCATCAGGTGTACTACTCGATGGTCGGCCGCGACTACGAGTGGGAGCTGATGCCGCTCGCCGCGAGCGAAGGCGTGGGCGCGCTGGTGTGGTCGCCGCTGGGCTGGGGGCGTTTGACCGGCAAGATTCGCCGCGGCCAGCCGCTGCCGGAAGGCAGCCGCTTGAACACGAAGGTCGTGCACGATGCAGGCCCAACGCCTGATTGGGAACTGGTCTACAAGGTTGTCGATGCGATTGACGAGGTCGCCAAGGAAACCGGTAAGACCGTGCCGCAGATCGCGCTGAACTGGCTGCTGCGCAAGCCGACGATCTCCACGCTGATCATCGGCGCACGCAACGAAGAGCAGTTGAAGGCAAACCTTGCGTCGACCGGCTGGAAGCTGACCGATGAGCAGATAACCAAGCTGGACGAGGCCTCACGCGTGCCGCTGGCGTATCCGTACTGGCATCAAGTGCAGTTGAAGGAGCGCAACCCGTTCCCGGTAGAGCAGGTGCTGGTGTAG
- a CDS encoding MFS transporter has translation MHLADDSRAPQADTPGWPFAVASGILGWILDAFDFFILVFLFPELMARYGVSKGAILWTMTMTLAMRPVGALIFGAVADKLGRKWPLIVCVAYFSTVTVCSGLAPTYGLFMLCRCLYGIGMGGYWGIGASYAMESAPRAKRGMLSGLMQAGYPLGYLLAALAMQFITPRFGWHAMFYCGTVLAAVIIALTLFAPESDAWEQTKMPSMGHIFRALVSYRTRFLYLLILMAGMTSLSHGTQDLYPDFLRTLPFMQGVTVLGMKASLGIAVLYNLAAIVGALIFGQLSQRIGRRYGVMAALCLCLISMHWWAFGASVMAITLGAMLMQAGTQGAFGVIPAHLNELSPSAIRGLFAGFTYQLGVLLTSPVSPLQNFLREHFGYSWALASFELVTISVLFLLMIFGPENHSRDFHEAM, from the coding sequence ATGCACCTCGCCGATGATTCGCGCGCTCCCCAAGCCGATACGCCGGGCTGGCCCTTTGCGGTGGCCTCCGGAATTTTAGGCTGGATTCTAGACGCATTCGACTTTTTCATCCTCGTCTTCCTCTTCCCCGAGCTCATGGCGCGCTATGGCGTCAGCAAGGGCGCCATTCTTTGGACGATGACGATGACGCTCGCCATGCGGCCTGTCGGAGCGCTCATCTTCGGCGCCGTCGCCGACAAACTCGGCCGCAAATGGCCGCTGATCGTCTGCGTGGCTTACTTCTCTACGGTGACCGTTTGCTCCGGCCTCGCGCCGACGTATGGCCTCTTTATGCTCTGCCGCTGCCTCTACGGCATCGGCATGGGTGGCTACTGGGGCATCGGCGCGTCGTATGCAATGGAGTCTGCCCCGCGCGCGAAACGAGGCATGTTGAGCGGCCTGATGCAGGCTGGCTATCCGCTCGGCTACCTGCTGGCGGCGCTGGCGATGCAGTTCATTACGCCGCGCTTCGGCTGGCATGCCATGTTCTACTGCGGCACCGTGTTGGCCGCGGTGATCATCGCGCTCACGCTCTTCGCGCCGGAGTCCGACGCGTGGGAGCAGACGAAGATGCCGTCGATGGGCCATATCTTCCGCGCGCTCGTCAGCTACCGCACACGCTTCCTCTACCTTCTGATCCTGATGGCGGGAATGACTTCGCTCTCGCACGGCACGCAGGACCTCTACCCTGACTTCCTGCGCACGCTGCCGTTCATGCAGGGCGTCACGGTGCTGGGGATGAAGGCCTCGCTCGGCATCGCGGTGCTCTATAACCTCGCGGCGATCGTAGGCGCACTCATCTTTGGCCAGCTTTCACAGCGCATCGGCCGCCGCTATGGTGTGATGGCCGCGCTGTGCCTCTGCCTGATCTCGATGCACTGGTGGGCCTTCGGCGCGAGCGTCATGGCGATCACGCTCGGTGCGATGCTGATGCAGGCCGGCACGCAGGGCGCGTTCGGCGTGATCCCCGCACATCTCAACGAGCTTTCGCCTTCCGCGATTCGCGGCCTCTTCGCGGGTTTCACCTATCAACTCGGCGTGCTGCTGACATCACCGGTTTCCCCGCTGCAGAATTTCCTGCGGGAACACTTCGGCTATTCGTGGGCGCTGGCATCTTTCGAGCTCGTCACGATCTCGGTGCTGTTTCTGCTGATGATTTTCGGCCCCGAGAACCACAGTCGCGATTTTCACGAAGCGATGTAG
- a CDS encoding alpha-amylase family glycosyl hydrolase: protein MEFHIRRDLRDKLELDDLLFSYTGNVVFANVAASRKLAQQLNKVRDAENDPSKIVNAGALFAMGLIDELNHALIAKYRQERDPRLLTEGLAWFAQQVETQQPGALKHLLLKFTDIFPNMDVYRGKESAAQWLDKATEGMPNREAALEELLLLWLANQNPALKSFQEMFADKELREGTAYPKVAEGFPEYFKTRPPVAPELGSLLDVLRAPMLASPDSLAGQLEYIRVHWEPIIGGEMKRVLLAVDTLREEDIAIWMRFNPPAPDWYRHGAPTRGDEGFEGDEYMGFEDEWVTDAHGRRVRKYSYDYQAPLDEYEAFSADQAWMPNVVMMAKSTYVWLEQLSKKYGRHIHRLDQVPDEEIALLADRGITALWLIGLWERSTASRTIKHLRGHGDAVASAYSLKDYSIAADLGGYEAYEHLKRAAARHGLRLASDMVPNHMGIDSSWVIENPEAFLYRWESPYPSYSFNGPDLSTDSRVEIKLEDHYYDQSDAAVVFRLRHYADNTTRYMYHGNDGTTFAWNDTAQLDYTKAWVREQVMQTILHVARMFPIIRFDAAMVLAKRHVQRLWFPLPGAGGSIPSRAESAISQEEFDALMPHEFWREVVDRVAVEVPGTLLLAEAFWMLEGYFVRTLGMHRVYNSAFMNMLRDEENAKYRSYLKKTIEFDPDILKRYVNFMSNPDERTAIDQFGSGDKAFGVAVLMSTLPGLPMFGHGQIEGYTERYGMEFKQAKMDERPNDYLVQRHQTEIAPLLKKRYIFAESADFVLYDFWTQHGTVDENVFAYSNNFQGERSLIFYNNSYNSTYGTIHHSAASMDKGSGQLRQRSLADGLSLPWDDGLFFAYRDRTTNLEFIRRANDFHHNGLTLPLRGYQYAVLLDWRELRASAEHPWNELCDSLNGAGVYSLEEALRKLRLRPLHDALRGLLQQGPIAELVAKSAQLCAAEGTATAKVEAQDEVLKNYAARVAELVVLAKSFLPASTSKTLPTAKAIEQQLEALLQLPKWERGFSTLWPSAVRQVLPTDDSGPLQWLPALAWLIVKQLATVGVAVEAFDALALREVIAETAAAVGLEGERAWQAAAIVRAQLVWTLESVTKPAFWQDGDVRWLIGVNEHEGKQYGNKERFEQLLCALTLPELSAATAKPEALEKLVVKLCRAMESAGYEIGAFLQPVTPKRELAEVDNASTEVAVVPEAATAEPKVKAKVATKPPAKKPKK, encoded by the coding sequence ATGGAATTCCACATTCGCCGCGATCTGCGCGACAAACTTGAGCTCGACGATCTGCTCTTCAGCTACACCGGCAACGTGGTTTTTGCGAACGTTGCTGCCAGCCGCAAGCTCGCGCAACAGCTCAACAAGGTACGCGACGCGGAGAACGATCCGTCGAAGATCGTGAACGCCGGCGCTCTGTTTGCCATGGGGTTGATCGACGAGCTGAACCACGCGCTCATCGCCAAATATCGCCAGGAGCGCGACCCGCGCCTGCTTACGGAAGGTCTTGCGTGGTTCGCGCAGCAGGTGGAGACGCAGCAGCCCGGCGCGCTGAAGCATCTGCTGCTGAAGTTCACCGACATCTTCCCGAACATGGACGTCTATCGCGGCAAGGAGTCTGCCGCGCAGTGGCTCGACAAGGCGACCGAAGGGATGCCAAACCGCGAGGCGGCGCTCGAAGAGCTGCTGTTGCTGTGGCTCGCCAACCAGAACCCCGCGTTGAAGAGTTTTCAGGAGATGTTCGCGGACAAGGAGCTGCGCGAGGGAACCGCTTATCCGAAGGTCGCGGAAGGCTTCCCGGAGTACTTCAAAACGCGTCCGCCGGTGGCGCCGGAGCTAGGCTCGCTGCTGGATGTGCTGCGCGCGCCGATGCTGGCTTCTCCGGATTCGCTTGCAGGTCAGCTCGAGTACATTCGTGTGCACTGGGAGCCGATCATCGGCGGTGAGATGAAGCGTGTGCTGCTCGCCGTGGACACGCTGCGTGAAGAAGACATCGCGATCTGGATGCGCTTCAATCCTCCTGCGCCTGACTGGTATCGGCACGGAGCGCCGACGCGCGGCGATGAGGGTTTCGAAGGCGACGAGTACATGGGCTTTGAGGACGAGTGGGTGACCGACGCCCACGGTCGTCGTGTGCGCAAGTACTCGTACGACTACCAGGCGCCGCTCGACGAGTATGAGGCGTTCTCGGCGGACCAGGCATGGATGCCCAACGTCGTGATGATGGCGAAGAGCACCTATGTGTGGCTCGAGCAGCTCTCGAAGAAGTATGGTCGCCACATTCACCGGCTCGACCAGGTTCCGGATGAAGAGATTGCGCTGCTGGCCGACCGCGGCATCACCGCATTGTGGCTCATCGGTCTGTGGGAGCGTTCGACGGCCTCGCGCACCATCAAGCATCTGCGCGGACATGGCGATGCCGTGGCTTCGGCATATTCGCTGAAGGATTACTCGATCGCCGCGGACCTTGGCGGCTATGAAGCGTATGAGCATCTGAAGCGTGCGGCAGCGCGGCACGGTCTGCGTCTCGCGAGCGACATGGTGCCGAACCACATGGGCATCGACTCGTCGTGGGTGATCGAGAACCCTGAGGCGTTCCTCTATCGCTGGGAGTCGCCGTACCCGAGCTACTCGTTCAACGGCCCGGACCTCTCGACGGACTCGCGCGTGGAGATCAAGCTCGAAGACCACTACTACGATCAGAGCGATGCGGCCGTGGTCTTCCGGCTGCGTCATTACGCGGACAACACGACGCGCTACATGTACCACGGCAACGATGGAACGACCTTCGCGTGGAACGACACTGCGCAGCTCGACTACACGAAAGCGTGGGTGCGCGAGCAGGTGATGCAGACGATTCTGCACGTAGCGCGCATGTTCCCCATCATCCGCTTCGACGCGGCGATGGTGCTGGCCAAGCGCCATGTGCAGCGACTGTGGTTCCCGCTGCCGGGGGCCGGCGGATCGATTCCTTCGCGTGCGGAGAGTGCGATCAGTCAGGAAGAGTTCGATGCGCTGATGCCGCATGAGTTCTGGCGCGAAGTCGTGGACCGCGTCGCCGTGGAAGTGCCCGGCACGCTGTTGCTCGCTGAGGCCTTTTGGATGCTTGAAGGGTACTTCGTGCGCACGCTCGGTATGCACCGCGTGTACAACTCCGCGTTCATGAACATGCTGCGCGATGAAGAGAACGCCAAGTACCGCAGCTATCTGAAGAAGACGATCGAGTTCGATCCCGACATCCTGAAGCGCTATGTGAACTTCATGTCGAACCCCGATGAGCGCACGGCGATCGACCAGTTTGGCTCGGGCGATAAGGCGTTTGGCGTAGCGGTGTTGATGTCCACGCTGCCTGGCTTGCCCATGTTTGGCCACGGTCAGATCGAAGGCTACACAGAACGCTACGGCATGGAGTTCAAGCAGGCGAAGATGGACGAGCGTCCGAATGACTACCTCGTTCAACGCCATCAGACCGAGATCGCGCCGCTGCTGAAGAAGCGCTACATCTTCGCGGAGAGCGCAGACTTTGTGCTCTACGACTTCTGGACGCAGCACGGTACGGTGGACGAAAACGTCTTTGCGTACTCGAACAACTTCCAGGGCGAGCGCTCGCTCATCTTCTACAACAACAGCTACAACTCGACCTACGGCACGATCCATCATTCGGCTGCTTCAATGGACAAGGGCAGCGGACAGTTGCGCCAGCGCTCGCTTGCCGATGGGCTTTCGTTGCCCTGGGATGATGGCTTGTTCTTCGCCTATCGCGATCGCACCACGAACCTCGAGTTCATCCGTCGTGCGAACGACTTCCATCACAACGGCCTCACGCTGCCGCTGCGTGGCTATCAATACGCGGTGCTGCTCGACTGGCGTGAGCTGCGTGCAAGCGCAGAGCATCCGTGGAACGAGCTGTGTGATTCGTTGAATGGCGCTGGCGTTTACTCGTTGGAGGAGGCGCTGCGCAAGTTACGTCTGCGTCCGCTGCACGATGCATTGCGCGGCTTGTTGCAGCAGGGCCCGATTGCTGAGCTGGTGGCGAAGTCTGCGCAGCTTTGCGCTGCAGAAGGCACTGCCACCGCGAAGGTCGAAGCGCAGGATGAAGTGCTGAAGAACTACGCCGCACGCGTCGCCGAGCTCGTGGTGTTGGCGAAGAGCTTCCTGCCTGCGAGCACGTCGAAGACGCTTCCGACTGCGAAGGCGATTGAGCAGCAACTTGAAGCGCTCTTGCAGCTTCCGAAGTGGGAGCGCGGCTTCTCAACACTCTGGCCAAGCGCGGTACGCCAGGTGCTTCCGACCGACGATAGCGGTCCGCTGCAATGGCTGCCCGCACTGGCGTGGCTCATCGTGAAGCAGCTTGCGACCGTTGGCGTGGCTGTGGAGGCGTTTGACGCACTCGCATTGCGTGAAGTGATCGCTGAGACTGCGGCGGCTGTGGGGCTTGAAGGCGAACGCGCGTGGCAGGCTGCAGCAATCGTCCGCGCGCAACTCGTGTGGACGTTGGAGTCTGTCACGAAGCCTGCGTTCTGGCAGGATGGCGATGTGCGCTGGCTTATCGGCGTCAACGAGCACGAAGGCAAGCAGTACGGCAACAAGGAGCGCTTCGAGCAGCTGCTCTGCGCGCTGACGTTGCCGGAGTTGTCTGCGGCGACGGCAAAGCCGGAGGCTCTGGAGAAGCTGGTAGTGAAGCTCTGCCGCGCGATGGAGAGCGCGGGCTACGAGATCGGTGCGTTCCTGCAACCCGTCACGCCGAAGCGCGAACTTGCCGAGGTAGACAATGCCAGCACCGAAGTGGCCGTTGTCCCCGAAGCTGCTACGGCCGAGCCGAAAGTGAAGGCGAAGGTCGCGACGAAGCCTCCGGCGAAGAAGCCCAAGAAGTAG
- a CDS encoding SIMPL domain-containing protein, whose translation MHKHLTLIATVATFALPALAQQPEFKLDRTTRSISITSTAKVTNLADVASVHIGFIAYGPDKDAAYANGSRVSNAIIDTLKKTGVPADAIESVNQQVVATPEYQLEKLSPTDKQQHAWQVTQSWTVRANAADGAKVLDVATKAGANQSGEIDWSLHDSNAAQAAAATKAMQQARAQADAMASGLNVKLGVLLYANNSVESQPVRPEPQAMRLMAKMANAPVPLAINARQIETTAMVTAVFEIN comes from the coding sequence ATGCACAAACACCTCACCCTCATCGCCACGGTCGCAACCTTTGCCCTGCCCGCGCTCGCGCAGCAGCCGGAGTTCAAGCTCGACCGAACGACGCGCTCCATCAGCATCACCTCCACGGCGAAGGTGACGAACCTGGCGGACGTCGCGAGCGTGCACATCGGCTTCATCGCCTATGGGCCGGACAAAGATGCCGCTTATGCGAACGGCTCGCGCGTGTCGAACGCCATCATCGATACGCTGAAGAAGACTGGCGTGCCCGCAGACGCGATCGAGAGCGTGAACCAACAGGTCGTCGCTACGCCGGAGTATCAACTCGAGAAGCTCTCGCCGACTGACAAGCAGCAGCACGCATGGCAGGTGACGCAGTCGTGGACGGTGCGCGCGAATGCCGCCGATGGCGCGAAGGTGCTCGACGTAGCGACGAAGGCAGGAGCCAACCAGAGCGGCGAGATCGACTGGTCGCTGCATGATTCGAACGCCGCGCAGGCCGCGGCCGCGACGAAGGCCATGCAGCAGGCGCGCGCGCAGGCAGATGCGATGGCCTCCGGCCTGAACGTGAAGCTCGGCGTGTTGCTTTATGCGAACAACTCTGTAGAGTCGCAGCCCGTGAGGCCCGAGCCACAGGCGATGCGGCTTATGGCAAAGATGGCCAACGCTCCAGTCCCACTCGCGATCAATGCAAGGCAGATCGAAACGACCGCGATGGTCACCGCAGTTTTTGAAATCAACTAG